A genomic region of Microbacterium schleiferi contains the following coding sequences:
- a CDS encoding acyl-CoA thioesterase encodes MTDTDAGTSGTARVHLPIHLRWGDLDAFNHVNNTSMLKLLEEARVRAFWQPGVGETAPPTAVMNSSLHAGVLTLIARQEIEYLRPVPYQRHPLDVQLWFGRLGGSSIDVCYEVCSPRETAGESGQEIYARATTVVVKVDAETGKPLRLSEIERDAWAPYVGEPLRYGHRR; translated from the coding sequence ATGACCGACACCGACGCCGGGACCTCCGGAACAGCCCGGGTTCACTTGCCGATCCACCTGCGCTGGGGCGACCTCGACGCGTTCAATCACGTCAACAACACGTCGATGCTGAAGTTGCTTGAGGAGGCGCGCGTGCGCGCGTTCTGGCAACCCGGCGTCGGCGAGACCGCGCCCCCGACAGCAGTCATGAACTCGAGTTTGCACGCGGGTGTGCTGACGCTCATCGCGCGCCAAGAGATCGAGTATCTGCGTCCGGTTCCCTACCAGCGGCATCCGCTCGACGTTCAGCTGTGGTTCGGCAGGCTCGGCGGCTCCAGCATCGACGTGTGCTACGAAGTGTGCAGTCCGCGCGAGACGGCCGGTGAGAGCGGCCAGGAGATCTATGCGCGCGCAACGACGGTCGTCGTGAAGGTGGATGCCGAAACGGGGAAGCCGCTGCGGTTGAGCGAGATCGAACGGGATGCCTGGGCGCCGTACGTCGGAGAACCGTTGCGGTACGGCCACCGCCGCTGA
- a CDS encoding APC family permease, with the protein MATAPITFTAPEGKGLAAGTLGLWGSTVIGLASTAPVYSLVATLGFIVIAVGAQAPIIFVLAFVPMLFIAYAYRELNREIPDCGTTFTWGTKAFGPWVGWMGGWGVAVAGMVVLANLAQISGIYLWALIDGIVGSPQDALLADNAPLVTATGVVFIAAMTWVSWRGVEIGERVQNILLAVQYLALAIFIAAALWHFFAGSAPDPTPFDWSWLNPFAIGDWSGFVQAILLALFIYWGWDTTLALNEETKDPRRIPGRAALLTTVILLVTYVAVTIAAMMYAGLGDGPTGLGNETNADDFFIAIKDGLLGPLGWVLVVAVMVSAISSTQTTILPTARGTLAMAAYRALPKRFATVHPRFKTPSFSTLVMGIVAVVYYVGMTLISDNILQDSILSLGLAIAFYYGITGYACVWYFRRELFTSRRNFFYKFLFPLLGALMLTYAFVQSAIDMYDVDYGYTVLFGVGGTFVLGVGALAFGVLLMFLWFFFPRAKSFFRGESLNRDTPVMVRDEPSAYGRSVDGGLT; encoded by the coding sequence ATGGCGACTGCACCGATTACCTTCACCGCACCCGAGGGCAAGGGGCTGGCCGCCGGCACCCTCGGCCTGTGGGGGTCTACCGTCATCGGGCTCGCCTCCACGGCGCCGGTGTATTCCCTGGTCGCCACGCTCGGCTTCATTGTCATCGCCGTGGGTGCGCAGGCGCCGATCATCTTCGTGCTCGCGTTTGTGCCGATGCTCTTCATCGCCTACGCGTACCGGGAGCTGAACCGGGAGATCCCTGACTGCGGCACGACCTTCACATGGGGTACGAAAGCCTTCGGACCGTGGGTCGGGTGGATGGGCGGCTGGGGCGTCGCTGTGGCCGGGATGGTGGTGCTGGCCAACCTCGCCCAGATCAGCGGCATCTACTTGTGGGCGCTCATCGACGGGATCGTCGGAAGCCCCCAGGATGCCCTCCTGGCCGACAACGCTCCTTTGGTCACAGCGACCGGAGTGGTGTTCATCGCCGCGATGACGTGGGTGAGCTGGCGCGGCGTCGAGATCGGCGAGAGGGTGCAGAACATCCTCCTCGCGGTGCAGTACCTGGCTCTCGCGATCTTCATCGCGGCGGCGCTGTGGCACTTCTTCGCCGGAAGCGCGCCGGACCCGACGCCGTTCGACTGGTCCTGGCTCAACCCGTTCGCGATCGGTGACTGGAGCGGCTTCGTGCAGGCCATCCTCCTGGCGCTGTTCATTTACTGGGGGTGGGACACGACCCTGGCCCTCAACGAAGAGACCAAGGATCCGCGGCGCATCCCCGGGCGGGCGGCTCTGCTCACCACCGTCATCCTGCTGGTCACGTACGTGGCAGTGACGATCGCGGCGATGATGTACGCCGGACTGGGTGACGGCCCGACGGGCCTGGGCAACGAAACCAACGCCGACGACTTCTTCATCGCCATCAAGGATGGGCTGCTCGGCCCGCTCGGCTGGGTGCTGGTTGTCGCCGTCATGGTGTCGGCGATCTCCTCCACCCAGACGACCATCCTCCCGACCGCGCGCGGCACCCTCGCGATGGCGGCCTACCGAGCACTTCCCAAGAGGTTTGCGACGGTGCATCCGCGCTTTAAGACACCGTCATTCTCGACGCTCGTCATGGGGATCGTCGCCGTCGTCTACTACGTCGGGATGACGCTCATCAGCGACAACATCCTGCAGGACTCGATTCTGTCGCTCGGACTTGCCATCGCGTTCTATTACGGCATCACGGGATACGCCTGTGTCTGGTACTTCCGCCGAGAGCTGTTCACCTCACGCAGGAACTTCTTCTACAAGTTCCTGTTCCCGCTGCTCGGGGCGCTCATGTTGACCTACGCCTTCGTGCAGTCGGCGATCGACATGTACGACGTCGACTACGGCTACACGGTGCTCTTCGGCGTCGGGGGCACGTTCGTGCTCGGTGTCGGCGCGCTTGCGTTCGGCGTCCTCTTGATGTTCCTGTGGTTCTTCTTCCCGCGCGCGAAGTCCTTCTTCCGTGGCGAAAGCCTGAACCGCGACACACCTGTCATGGTGCGCGACGAGCCGTCAGCGTACGGCCGTTCGGTCGATGGCGGACTGACCTAA